A single region of the Manihot esculenta cultivar AM560-2 chromosome 12, M.esculenta_v8, whole genome shotgun sequence genome encodes:
- the LOC110627781 gene encoding uncharacterized protein LOC110627781, whose translation MSLNQSHVPPHPPPQHLFPRPALQPRKQLLAPSPLYKQHSWSPDIYRDEAWLRRKGKSKNRRSKSVTDEDLDELKACIELGFGFDSPEVDQRLSDTLPALGLYYAVNKHYCDTISKSVTATTSSSSTASDCDSPSPLGSPHTIYAPGDNPQTVKTRLRQWAQVVACSVRQCSR comes from the exons ATGTCCCTCAACCAGTCCCACGTCCCACCACACCCCCCACCGCAGCATCTATTTCCACGTCCAGCTTTACAACCACGAAAGCAGCTGCTGGCTCCATCTCCACTTTATAAGCAGCACTCTTGGTCACCGGATATTTACCGGGATGAAGCTTGGCTTAGGCGTAAAGGAAAGAGCAAGAATCGGAGAAGCAAGAGCGTTACTGATGAAGATCTCGATGAACTCAAGGCTTGCATCGAGTTAGGTTTTGGGTTTGACTCACCGGAGGTGGATCAACGCTTATCTGATACTTTGCCTGCTCTGGGCCTTTATTATGCTGTTAACAAGCACTACTGCGACACCATTTCTAAGTCAGTCACGGCGACGACGTCGTCTTCGTCCACGGCGTCTGACTGTGACTCACCGTCTCCCCTGGGCAGTCCCCACACCATCTACGCTCCAG GAGACAATCCTCAGACGGTGAAGACAAGGCTAAGGCAGTGGGCGCAGGTGGTTGCTTGTTCGGTGCGGCAATGTTCAAGGTGA